The genomic region agaaggcccttacgaaccgggacaaatatccttttttctactagtgtatacctAGTCTTATGCAAATGAAAGGTGacatgagaattgttagcttacaACCAAGTAGGCCTACGATTCACCGCAGTGCATACACAATTCATCGAAGAGATGTCATCCTCACAATCAAAGACTGGAGAGAAGTTCTGAATGATCACATAGAACTACTTGGGGGCAACATCAAGTGGAGCCCACAAATGGGAGATAGGTTCATCTGTATCCTCCATAATGGAGAATTAGGGGTTTAcctattttatgctattttactttCGAGAGAGTAGCAGGTCTTAGGTACTTATGTGCTACATTGTGCTAGAATGATGAGCTAGTTCtcatatgactatgatgatgagtttTTATCGTGATAATGACGATAAGTTATGTGCTACATTGTGTTAGAATGATGAGTTAGTTcctatatgattatgatgatgGTTGTTattataatgatgatgatgatgatgatgtatgcGTTCTTATAGGAAtgtgatgatgagttattatgatcatgttgagttattatatcattAGGTGGGAGAAATCTTGGTCACATGAATCTAATCCGTGTTTCTCccaccaatgatataataaatcaacatgatcataatgatataacaatcccttaattgctaatatatcaaaatttgtatAACGATGTACAAATACAAAGGAAATATGCAGGATTTTTTTCCAGAAACTAATAGCAATAGCGAGGGGCATGACTTTAGCAGCAACGAGCAATTACCAGCAGCACGTTTTACAAACAGACGCTACTGCTTCCTACTGCTAAACGTTCGCCACCATGGCGCGgcgcgcccacgccgccgccggcgccggccacCCGCTGCTACGCCTCAACCCGCACCAGTGCGTCCCTTTCCTGGAGGCCCTCTTCGGCAGCCGCCGCGGGGAGGCCCAGCTCGAGGCGCTCCTGTCCCCGCGCCTCATGGACACGCACATGCCGCTGGCCATGATGCCGGCTGGGGGTGCGGGCCGGTGCAAGGTCGTGTACGTCTGCAGGGAGCCCAAGGACATGGTCGTCTCGCTGTGGCACTTCCACCGGCGGCTGCATCCCGAGCTGGTGCTAGCCGACGTCttcgagtccgtgtgcggcggcGCGGTGGGGTACGGGCCGGTGTGGGACCACATCACCGGCTACTGGAGCGCCAGCGCGGCCAGGCCGGACGGCGTGCTCTTCCTGCGGTACGAGGAGCTGCTGCGCGACCCTGCCGAGCACGTCCGGGAGCTGGCGCGGTTCGTGGGTCTGCCGTTCTCCGGCGCGGAGGAGGATGCCGGCGTCGTCCACGACATCGTCAACCTCTGCAGCTTCGGGCACCTCAAGACCCTGAAGGCCAACAAGACGGGCCACATGAATACCAGACTCCCGATCCCGCGTGACGCGCTATTCAGAAAGGGCGTGGCCGACGACTGGGTGAACCACATAACGCCGGAGATGGCGCGACGCCTGGACGACATCGTCGCTGACAAGCTCCATGCGGCAGGCCTCACCTTCCACCAGTGACTGACGCTTCCGAGCACACTTGTCCGGTCGATTCTACGAGTACACTTTCCTACTCCATCATATATTGAAATAATAGTAGATGGCTGTGCGTCAATCGATGCAGGAAGTCGTTTGCTATTCATGTGTGCTTTCTCCGCTTTCTGAAAATATTGAAATGTTcagtaatt from Triticum aestivum cultivar Chinese Spring chromosome 4A, IWGSC CS RefSeq v2.1, whole genome shotgun sequence harbors:
- the LOC123084200 gene encoding cytosolic sulfotransferase 1-like, with the protein product TFATMARRAHAAAGAGHPLLRLNPHQCVPFLEALFGSRRGEAQLEALLSPRLMDTHMPLAMMPAGGAGRCKVVYVCREPKDMVVSLWHFHRRLHPELVLADVFESVCGGAVGYGPVWDHITGYWSASAARPDGVLFLRYEELLRDPAEHVRELARFVGLPFSGAEEDAGVVHDIVNLCSFGHLKTLKANKTGHMNTRLPIPRDALFRKGVADDWVNHITPEMARRLDDIVADKLHAAGLTFHQ